Proteins encoded by one window of Mariniplasma anaerobium:
- a CDS encoding carbohydrate ABC transporter permease: MTKRMNHPAWFLLPYWTLFFVFIIVPVIAAIFLSFTYFNAIQAPTFIGITNYIELITMDTVFMQYVLSNTLKFALIVGPVGYLLSFILAWVLAQIPQKYRTVFAIILYSPSLTMGVAMASMWRIIFSGDSQGYLNSLLLNWGVILEPIQFLQSPDYLMTIMIVVSLWSSMGVGFLAMLAGVLNIDQTLYEAAYVDGIRNRAQEIFYITIPSMKPQMLFGAVMAVVTTFQAGGIGVQLSGSNPTPQYAGQLIVNHIEDFGFIRYMMGYAATVSVVLLLIVYFISKITFRILGEKE, translated from the coding sequence ATGACTAAAAGAATGAATCATCCAGCATGGTTTCTATTACCTTACTGGACACTATTTTTCGTATTTATTATTGTACCTGTTATTGCGGCAATCTTCTTATCATTTACTTATTTTAATGCAATTCAAGCTCCAACTTTTATTGGAATTACTAATTATATCGAATTGATTACGATGGATACAGTATTTATGCAATACGTTTTATCAAATACTTTAAAATTTGCATTAATAGTTGGACCTGTAGGATATTTGCTATCATTTATTCTTGCATGGGTTCTTGCACAAATACCACAAAAATATCGTACAGTTTTTGCAATCATTTTATATTCACCATCCTTAACCATGGGTGTTGCAATGGCTTCTATGTGGCGTATCATTTTCTCTGGTGACTCACAAGGGTATTTAAATAGTTTACTTCTAAATTGGGGAGTTATATTAGAGCCTATTCAATTTTTACAATCACCTGATTACTTAATGACAATTATGATTGTAGTAAGTTTATGGAGCTCTATGGGTGTCGGCTTTTTAGCAATGCTTGCAGGTGTATTAAACATTGATCAAACATTGTATGAAGCTGCTTATGTAGATGGTATTAGAAATCGTGCACAAGAAATATTTTATATTACGATTCCATCTATGAAACCACAAATGTTATTCGGTGCTGTTATGGCAGTTGTTACAACATTTCAAGCAGGAGGTATTGGGGTTCAATTATCTGGATCAAATCCGACACCACAATATGCTGGCCAACTCATTGTTAATCACATTGAGGACTTTGGCTTTATCAGGTATATGATGGGTTATGCAGCTACAGTTAGTGTTGTATTACTCTTAATTGTATATTTTATTTCAAAAATAACATTTCGTATATTAGGTGAAAAGGAGTGA
- a CDS encoding carbohydrate ABC transporter permease yields the protein MASASFQGTKINPTRLHRSQLPFFMFLIPFATLMILPILFIFNHAFKPRSELFAYPPRFFVRNPTFDNFNELSRLVSASGVPFSRYLVNSLLVTIIGVTLAIFITAFSAYALSKLKFRGKKLLFEINTLALMFVPIAVQIPRYLIIARSGLIDTYAAHILPMIVMPVAMFLIKQFIDQTPNEIIESAKIDGASEMQIFFKIVLPVIAPAIATVGILAFQIIWNDVSTSVLYINDESKRTLAFYMQSLTSIQGNNVAGQGMAAAASLIMFVPNLVLFVFLQGKVMNTMAHSGIK from the coding sequence ATGGCATCAGCTAGTTTCCAAGGGACAAAAATAAATCCTACTAGGCTTCATAGAAGTCAACTACCTTTCTTTATGTTTTTAATTCCTTTTGCGACATTAATGATTTTACCGATCTTATTTATCTTTAATCATGCATTTAAGCCTAGAAGTGAATTATTCGCATATCCACCTAGATTTTTTGTAAGAAATCCTACCTTTGATAACTTTAATGAATTATCAAGACTAGTTTCCGCATCAGGAGTTCCTTTCTCTAGATATCTTGTTAATAGTTTGTTAGTTACAATCATTGGTGTAACACTTGCAATATTTATAACAGCATTTTCTGCTTATGCTTTATCAAAATTAAAGTTTAGAGGCAAAAAATTATTGTTTGAAATTAATACATTAGCCTTAATGTTTGTACCTATCGCGGTTCAAATACCTAGATATTTAATTATTGCAAGATCAGGATTAATTGATACATATGCAGCTCATATATTACCGATGATTGTCATGCCAGTTGCAATGTTTTTAATCAAGCAGTTTATTGATCAAACACCAAATGAAATTATTGAATCTGCTAAAATTGATGGTGCATCTGAGATGCAAATCTTCTTCAAAATAGTGCTTCCAGTTATTGCACCTGCAATCGCAACCGTAGGTATTTTAGCATTTCAAATTATATGGAATGATGTTTCAACATCTGTCTTATATATTAATGATGAATCGAAAAGAACATTAGCATTTTATATGCAAAGTTTAACATCCATTCAAGGGAATAACGTTGCTGGACAAGGGATGGCCGCAGCAGCTTCTTTGATTATGTTTGTTCCAAACTTAGTACTATTTGTATTCTTACAAGGTAAGGTCATGAATACGATGGCCCATTCAGGTATCAAATAA
- a CDS encoding YIP1 family protein yields the protein MKKLFIVFFIFTLLFIPSFKVEANGLPYSTYTYSSALNRMVWTQDAYIPLSIQEELAGYELNEPKDLTIDDNDNIYIADYGNHRIIKYSLQDDIVTVIGEDILDEPMGVHVGKDGSLYVADFGLKMGLKFVYDEILLSYVLENTYEKPTNTPYFTDQDAFDPTKIITDKGDNVYMLLAGNINGLAEYENSGMFFGFFGGNTIPNTWDNILKYMLFDEDQRRQWFQMIPDPVYNIAVDRDGLILTTTKGSDGYLKLNIANFVYNQSVWGFDSTEDVFVGPYDTIFTITSEGYITEYAPDGSVLFVFSGQDVSNQKGLFKSPTSIAIDSKNNIYALDQETSALQVFIPTEFANLVHFAISLYQDGKYSESLEPWQEVLKMNSLFDLANKGIGNAYFSNEDYDQAMEYYEVARDQDGFSNAFWEVRNEMLLDSGEIIISFILIAIVLYFVNYFTHFMRFLTDPIKKLKIYLQKYKFYQEMVFPFYIFKNPADGYYGIKREKKGSNFTATIYLLLFFLAYILSIYRTSFLFNNQIPSEINLFEQMVTIFVPFILWVVANYLVCSIRDGEGKLSDVYQASAYTLLPMIIALPIITIVSNGLTYNEAFIYDALMIIALSITVIYFIIMVKEIHFYDMRPTIGNILISIFTALMIVAVLFIVYLLLNEVYGLFADIVRELINRG from the coding sequence ATGAAAAAATTATTTATAGTATTCTTTATATTTACATTATTATTCATCCCATCGTTTAAAGTTGAAGCAAATGGTCTACCATATAGCACGTATACTTATAGTAGTGCATTAAATCGTATGGTATGGACTCAAGATGCATATATCCCACTTTCTATACAAGAAGAACTTGCTGGATATGAATTAAATGAACCAAAAGATTTAACAATTGATGATAATGATAATATTTATATTGCTGATTATGGTAATCATCGTATTATTAAATATAGTCTGCAAGATGATATTGTTACAGTTATTGGTGAAGATATATTAGATGAACCAATGGGTGTACATGTTGGAAAAGATGGAAGTTTGTATGTTGCAGATTTTGGATTAAAAATGGGTTTAAAATTTGTATATGATGAGATTTTATTATCATATGTATTAGAAAATACTTATGAAAAACCTACAAATACTCCATATTTTACAGATCAAGATGCATTTGACCCTACAAAGATTATTACAGATAAAGGTGATAATGTTTATATGTTATTAGCTGGGAATATCAATGGACTTGCAGAATATGAAAATTCTGGTATGTTCTTTGGTTTCTTTGGAGGTAATACGATTCCAAACACATGGGATAATATTTTGAAATACATGTTGTTTGATGAAGATCAAAGAAGACAATGGTTCCAAATGATTCCAGATCCTGTTTATAATATAGCAGTTGATCGTGATGGATTAATCTTAACAACAACAAAAGGATCAGATGGATATCTAAAATTAAATATTGCTAATTTTGTTTATAATCAATCAGTTTGGGGCTTTGATTCAACAGAAGATGTATTTGTTGGACCTTATGATACAATCTTTACGATTACATCAGAAGGCTATATCACAGAATATGCGCCTGATGGCTCTGTATTATTCGTTTTTAGTGGTCAAGATGTAAGTAATCAAAAAGGATTGTTTAAATCGCCTACAAGTATTGCTATTGATTCTAAAAATAACATTTACGCACTGGATCAAGAGACATCTGCTTTGCAAGTGTTTATTCCAACTGAGTTTGCAAATTTAGTACATTTTGCAATCAGTCTTTACCAAGATGGTAAATATAGTGAATCATTAGAACCATGGCAAGAAGTATTAAAAATGAACAGTCTATTCGACCTTGCTAATAAAGGTATCGGTAATGCATACTTCTCAAATGAGGACTATGATCAAGCGATGGAATATTATGAAGTTGCAAGAGATCAAGATGGTTTTTCTAATGCTTTCTGGGAAGTTCGAAATGAGATGCTTTTAGATAGTGGCGAAATTATTATTTCATTTATTTTAATTGCAATTGTATTATATTTCGTGAATTACTTCACGCATTTTATGAGATTTTTAACAGATCCAATTAAAAAATTAAAAATATATTTACAAAAATATAAGTTCTATCAAGAAATGGTGTTCCCATTTTATATATTTAAAAATCCAGCAGATGGATATTATGGTATAAAACGTGAGAAAAAAGGCTCTAATTTTACAGCAACAATTTATCTGTTACTATTCTTTTTAGCCTATATCTTATCGATTTACAGAACAAGTTTCTTGTTTAATAATCAAATACCATCAGAGATAAATCTATTTGAACAAATGGTTACAATCTTTGTTCCATTTATATTATGGGTAGTAGCAAACTACTTAGTATGTAGTATTCGAGATGGCGAAGGTAAATTAAGTGATGTTTATCAAGCATCTGCATATACATTATTACCAATGATTATCGCTTTACCAATTATTACTATAGTATCTAATGGATTGACTTATAACGAAGCTTTCATATATGACGCACTAATGATTATTGCTTTATCAATTACAGTTATATATTTCATCATTATGGTTAAAGAAATTCATTTCTATGATATGAGACCAACCATTGGGAATATTTTAATTTCGATATTTACAGCATTAATGATTGTCGCAGTATTGTTCATTGTTTATTTACTATTAAATGAAGTTTATGGACTGTTTGCAGACATTGTAAGGGAGTTGATTAACCGTGGTTAA